A genomic segment from Capra hircus breed San Clemente chromosome 7, ASM170441v1, whole genome shotgun sequence encodes:
- the LOC102179278 gene encoding olfactory receptor 10H1-like, giving the protein MAAILRLNYTSVTEFILIGFSTFPHLQLMFFLLFLLMYLFTLLGNLLIMATVWREHSLHTPMYLFLCALSISEVLYTFAIIPRMLADLLSTDRSISFRACASQMFFSFTPGFTHSFLLTVMGYDRYVAICHPLRYNVLMSPRGCACLVVWSWAGGLVVGLVVTSSIFQLTFCGSNEIHYFGCHVPPLLKLACGTEVQIVAMGVGLVCIAALLGCGLLILLSYAFIVAAILRIPSAEGRHKAFSTCASHLTVVVVHYGFASVIYLKPKGPQSLEGDTLMGITYTVLTPFLSPIIFSLRNKELKIAMKKTFLSKLYPSSV; this is encoded by the coding sequence ATGGCTGCCATTCTGAGGCTAAATTACACCTCAGTGACTGAATTCATCCTCATCGGCTTCTCCACCTTCCCCCACCTTCAGCTGATGTTCTTCCTGCTCTTCCTGCTGATGTACCTGTTCACGCTGCTGGGGAACCTGCTCATCATGGCCACCGTCTGGAGGGAGCACagcctccacacccccatgtacctCTTCCTGTGCGCCCTCTCCATCTCCGAGGTCCTCTACACCTTCGCCATCATCCCACGCATGCTGGCCGACCTGCTCTCCACCGACCGCTCCATCTCCTTCAGGGCCTGTGCCAGCCAGATGTTCTTCTCCTTCACGCCCGGCTTCACCCACTCCTTCCTGCTCACTGTCATGGGCTACGACCGCTACGTGGCCATCTGCCACCCCCTGCGCTACAACGTGCTCATGAGCCCCCGGGGCTGCGCTTGCCTGGTGGTCTGGTCCTGGGCTGGAGGCTTAGTTGTTGGGCTAGTGGTGACATCTTCCATTTTCCAACTCACTTTCTGTGGGTCTAATGAAATTCACTATTTTGGCTGCCATGTGCCACCTCTTCTGAAGTTGGCCTGTGGAACTGAAGTGCAAATAGTCGCCATGGGCGTGGGCCTGGTGTGTATCGCCGCCCTGCTGGGCTGTGGTCTCCTCATCCTCTTGTCTTACGCCTTCATCGTGGCCGCCATCTTGAGGATCCCTTCAGCGGAGGGCCGGCAcaaagccttctccacctgtgcGTCCCACCTCACCGTGGTGGTCGTGCACTACGGCTTTGCCTCTGTCATCTACCTCAAGCCCAAGGGTCCCCAGTCTCTGGAAGGAGACACGCTGATGGGCATCACCTACACAGTCCTCACTCCCTTCCTGAGCCCCATCATCTTCAGTCTCAGGAACAAGGAGCTGAAGATCGCCATGAAAAAGACCTTCCTCAGCAAGCTGTACCCCTCCAGCGTCTGA